The proteins below are encoded in one region of Effusibacillus dendaii:
- a CDS encoding cob(I)yrinic acid a,c-diamide adenosyltransferase, whose translation MSIYTRTGDKGKTALVGDRRNKDDLRVEAYGTVDEANSFVGDALSALEESAFDFSDMIEVLDAVQQELFDTGSDLATVGEVRPYKVSPEMVDRLEPLIDLYMSQAVPVKKFIIPGGSRISSKLHLCRTVTRRAERRVVALAHAEPINPECLRYLNRLSDLFFAMARAANARCNRPDREYVRSRNVFRHAMGKNEEAES comes from the coding sequence ATGAGCATTTACACACGAACAGGCGACAAGGGCAAGACTGCTCTGGTTGGCGACAGACGAAACAAGGACGATCTGCGGGTGGAAGCATACGGCACGGTCGATGAGGCCAACTCGTTTGTTGGCGATGCACTGTCCGCATTGGAAGAATCGGCTTTTGATTTCTCCGATATGATTGAAGTATTGGATGCCGTTCAGCAAGAACTGTTTGATACAGGCAGCGATCTGGCTACAGTCGGCGAAGTGCGTCCTTACAAAGTAAGCCCGGAAATGGTGGATCGTCTTGAGCCGCTGATTGATCTGTACATGTCACAGGCGGTTCCGGTCAAGAAATTCATCATTCCCGGAGGCTCCCGGATTTCCAGTAAGCTGCATCTATGCCGGACCGTAACGCGGCGGGCGGAACGCCGGGTGGTCGCCCTTGCCCATGCAGAACCGATCAACCCTGAATGTTTACGCTACCTGAATCGGCTGTCCGACCTGTTCTTTGCCATGGCACGAGCGGCCAATGCCCGCTGCAACCGGCCTGACCGGGAATACGTCCGCTCCCGCAACGTGTTCCGTCATGCAATGGGGAAGAATGAGGAGGCTGAATCATGA